A single Blastococcus colisei DNA region contains:
- a CDS encoding long-chain-fatty-acid--CoA ligase produces MSATLSGLIRDLGAARPAAPAVSTGGQTVTFGRLDERSSRVAQALLQAGVGPQDRIAVLDKNAPTFYEVTFGAAKVGAVTVGLNFRLATPEIAAIVADARPRVVVVAPEFRALLADVGPDGPRVVQLGEEYEAWLAAAPAEDPGAEADPDDVVLQLYSSGTTGRPKGAMLTSANLLFTPRMGREFYGMGPETVNLVPSPLFHIGGIGYSLTAMGLGGHTVLVRDVDPAGVLALIERHRVTHTFLVPAVVQMLAESPALPGTDLSSLRRIAYGGAPMGETQLLKAMALLGCDFMGVYGMTETAGSVTALAPDDHDPRGPRAALLRSVGRPLPWLDLRVVDPTTGEDAPVGGVGEIWVRSGQNTVGYWGLPELTAETLVEGGWLRTGDAAYLDDEGYVYMHDRMKDMVVSGGENIYPAEVENVLYAHPEVLEVAVIGVPSDRWGETVKAVVVPRPGAALDADDLIAFARERLAHYKCPTTVDFAGELPRNASGKVLKKVLREPFWAGVGRKVN; encoded by the coding sequence GTGTCCGCAACCCTCTCGGGACTGATCCGTGACCTCGGGGCCGCCCGCCCGGCTGCGCCCGCCGTCTCCACGGGCGGGCAGACGGTGACCTTCGGCCGGCTCGACGAGCGCAGCTCCCGGGTGGCGCAGGCACTGCTGCAGGCAGGGGTCGGCCCGCAGGACCGGATTGCCGTCCTCGACAAGAATGCGCCCACTTTCTACGAGGTGACGTTCGGCGCGGCCAAGGTCGGGGCGGTCACCGTCGGGCTGAACTTCCGGCTGGCGACGCCCGAGATCGCGGCGATCGTCGCCGACGCCCGCCCCCGGGTCGTCGTGGTGGCGCCGGAGTTCCGTGCGCTGCTCGCCGACGTGGGTCCCGACGGCCCCCGCGTCGTGCAACTCGGCGAGGAGTACGAGGCGTGGCTGGCCGCGGCGCCGGCGGAGGACCCCGGCGCGGAGGCCGACCCCGACGACGTCGTTCTGCAGCTGTACAGCTCTGGGACGACCGGCCGCCCCAAGGGGGCGATGCTGACTTCGGCGAACCTGCTGTTCACCCCTCGCATGGGCCGCGAGTTCTACGGCATGGGTCCTGAGACGGTGAACCTCGTGCCCTCACCGCTGTTCCACATCGGGGGGATCGGCTACAGCCTCACGGCCATGGGGCTGGGTGGGCACACCGTCCTGGTGCGGGACGTCGATCCCGCAGGGGTGCTCGCGCTCATCGAGCGTCACCGGGTGACGCACACGTTCCTGGTCCCCGCCGTCGTGCAGATGCTCGCCGAGAGCCCGGCGCTCCCGGGCACGGACCTCTCGAGTCTGCGGCGCATCGCCTACGGCGGGGCGCCGATGGGGGAGACCCAGCTGCTGAAGGCCATGGCGCTGCTCGGTTGCGACTTCATGGGCGTGTACGGGATGACCGAGACCGCCGGCAGCGTCACGGCGTTGGCTCCGGACGACCACGACCCCCGCGGTCCGCGGGCGGCGCTGCTGCGGTCGGTCGGTCGCCCGCTGCCGTGGCTGGACCTGCGCGTGGTCGATCCCACGACAGGCGAGGACGCGCCGGTCGGCGGCGTCGGCGAGATCTGGGTGCGCTCGGGCCAGAACACCGTCGGCTACTGGGGGCTGCCCGAGCTGACCGCGGAAACCCTCGTCGAGGGTGGCTGGCTGCGCACCGGTGACGCGGCCTACCTCGACGACGAGGGGTACGTGTACATGCACGACCGGATGAAGGACATGGTGGTGTCTGGCGGGGAGAACATCTATCCCGCAGAGGTCGAGAACGTCCTCTACGCACATCCGGAGGTGCTCGAGGTCGCGGTCATCGGCGTCCCGTCCGACCGGTGGGGCGAGACAGTGAAGGCGGTCGTCGTCCCGCGGCCGGGCGCCGCTCTCGACGCGGACGACCTGATCGCGTTCGCGCGGGAGCGGCTGGCGCACTACAAGTGCCCCACCACCGTCGACTTCGCCGGCGAACTTCCCCGAAACGCCTCCGGAAAGGTGCTCAAGAAGGTGCTGCGGGAGCCGTTCTGGGCCGGTGTCGGCCGAAAGGTGAACTGA
- a CDS encoding TetR/AcrR family transcriptional regulator, with translation MSQDAIEQQSSGIGRRRAAAQGENRTAYRERRQEIITVAANLFKARGFRGTSIGQIAEALDTDRATLYYYIGSKEELFDEVVTDAVRANVAFAESVRDGGGTAPEKLRTLMTALMQSYAENYPFLYVYIQENLSHVGGTRADWSREMRQLNKSYEDTVVAIIQSGINEGTIRPVADAWVIAYGLIGMFGWTNRWFNPATSAVDAATIGSAYAEIFLQGIVTVSP, from the coding sequence ATGTCACAGGACGCCATCGAGCAGCAGTCGAGCGGTATCGGCCGCCGCCGAGCGGCGGCTCAGGGGGAGAACCGGACGGCCTACCGGGAGCGCCGTCAGGAGATCATCACCGTCGCCGCCAACCTGTTCAAGGCCCGGGGGTTCCGCGGGACGAGCATCGGCCAGATCGCGGAGGCGCTCGACACCGACCGGGCGACGCTCTACTACTACATCGGGAGCAAGGAAGAGCTCTTCGACGAGGTGGTCACCGACGCTGTCCGGGCCAACGTCGCCTTCGCCGAGTCGGTCCGCGACGGCGGGGGGACGGCGCCGGAGAAGTTGCGCACCCTGATGACCGCGCTGATGCAGTCGTACGCGGAGAACTATCCGTTCCTCTACGTCTACATCCAGGAGAATCTCAGCCACGTCGGCGGGACGCGTGCCGACTGGTCTCGCGAGATGCGCCAGTTGAACAAGTCCTACGAGGACACCGTCGTGGCGATCATCCAGTCGGGCATCAACGAGGGCACGATCCGGCCGGTGGCGGACGCATGGGTCATCGCCTACGGACTCATCGGCATGTTCGGGTGGACCAACCGGTGGTTCAACCCGGCCACGTCCGCGGTCGACGCCGCCACGATCGGCTCGGCCTACGCCGAGATATTCCTCCAGGGGATCGTCACCGTCTCCCCCTGA
- a CDS encoding acyl-CoA dehydrogenase family protein, with the protein MGGQPIGLGRASLISNTSDEHRNLRESVAKLVAGYGRAYFQDVVAKGQKADALWADMGAAGFLGVHLPEEHGGGGGGLADLAVVIEEMAAQGCPMFMIVISPAICGSVLAAHGTPEQKQRYLPGIADGTFRMAFAITEPDAGSNTHKITTTAHRDGDGWRLRGQKYWTSGVDECQALLVVARDADPGPDGRNTLSLFIVPTDAPGLSFQQLDSALQLPEKQFTTFFDDVPVERIGLVGAEGEGLKQVFAGLNPERVAAACMANGIARYALARGAQYARERIVWKAPIGAHQGVAHPLAKAYIDVELARLMTMRAATMTDQGLDAAEAGNIAKFAAGDACVQALDQAIQVHGGNGLSNEFGLADLWFIGRMFKTAPVSREMVLNHIAQHSLGLPKSY; encoded by the coding sequence GTGGGCGGGCAGCCGATCGGACTGGGCCGGGCGTCGCTGATCTCTAACACCAGCGACGAGCACCGCAACCTGCGCGAGAGCGTGGCCAAACTGGTCGCGGGCTACGGACGCGCCTACTTCCAGGACGTCGTCGCCAAGGGGCAAAAGGCCGACGCGCTGTGGGCCGACATGGGAGCGGCCGGCTTCCTCGGGGTCCACCTGCCCGAGGAGCACGGCGGCGGTGGCGGCGGGCTGGCCGACCTCGCCGTGGTCATCGAGGAGATGGCCGCGCAGGGCTGCCCGATGTTCATGATCGTCATCAGCCCGGCGATCTGCGGTTCGGTGCTCGCGGCACACGGCACCCCGGAGCAGAAGCAGCGCTACCTGCCGGGCATCGCCGACGGCACCTTCCGCATGGCGTTCGCGATCACCGAGCCCGATGCCGGCTCCAACACCCACAAGATCACCACGACGGCGCACCGGGACGGCGACGGCTGGCGGTTGCGGGGGCAGAAGTACTGGACCTCCGGCGTCGACGAGTGCCAGGCCCTTTTGGTCGTGGCCCGCGACGCCGACCCGGGCCCCGACGGCCGGAACACGCTCTCGCTGTTCATCGTCCCGACCGACGCCCCCGGCCTGAGCTTCCAGCAGCTCGACTCGGCGCTGCAGCTGCCCGAGAAGCAGTTCACCACCTTCTTCGACGACGTCCCCGTCGAGCGCATCGGCCTGGTCGGTGCCGAGGGCGAGGGGCTCAAGCAGGTCTTCGCCGGCCTGAACCCGGAACGCGTCGCGGCCGCCTGCATGGCGAACGGCATCGCTCGGTACGCGCTGGCCCGCGGCGCCCAGTACGCCCGTGAGCGCATTGTCTGGAAGGCGCCGATCGGCGCCCACCAGGGCGTGGCGCACCCCCTGGCCAAGGCATACATCGACGTGGAGCTCGCCCGGCTGATGACCATGCGCGCGGCGACCATGACCGACCAGGGGCTTGACGCGGCCGAGGCCGGCAACATCGCGAAGTTCGCAGCCGGCGACGCCTGCGTCCAGGCGCTGGACCAGGCGATCCAGGTGCACGGCGGCAACGGGCTGTCCAACGAGTTCGGCCTGGCCGACCTCTGGTTCATCGGCCGCATGTTCAAGACCGCGCCGGTGAGTCGCGAGATGGTCCTCAACCACATCGCCCAGCACAGCCTCGGCCTACCGAAGAGCTACTGA
- a CDS encoding ABC transporter ATP-binding protein — protein sequence MDDTGAGPALEVTDLQAGYGALRVLHGITLSVAPNEVVGVLGANGAGKTTLLRAISGAVRPQGGSVVLHGRTVTGMPDYELTRAGVGHVPSGRELFADLSVDDNLMMGAHSVPAARAGELRDRVLELFPALGSMLDRRAGALSGGEQQMLAFGRALMTDPSLLLLDEPSTGLAPAIVASLFDALRQLIAEGGMSVVLVEQNAGLALEVVERAFVLRQGRIVLAGTAADLGNDTQLVDAYLGA from the coding sequence GTGGACGACACGGGCGCCGGCCCCGCGCTGGAGGTCACCGACCTCCAGGCCGGCTACGGCGCGCTACGCGTGCTGCACGGCATCACCCTGAGCGTCGCCCCCAACGAGGTGGTCGGCGTGCTGGGGGCCAACGGGGCCGGGAAGACCACCCTGCTGAGAGCGATCTCCGGCGCCGTCCGCCCCCAGGGGGGTTCGGTCGTCCTCCACGGGCGGACCGTCACGGGGATGCCGGACTACGAGCTGACCCGGGCCGGCGTGGGTCATGTGCCCAGCGGTCGGGAGCTGTTCGCCGACCTGAGCGTTGACGACAACCTGATGATGGGCGCCCACTCGGTCCCCGCCGCGCGCGCCGGTGAGCTGCGGGATCGGGTCCTGGAGCTGTTCCCCGCCCTCGGGTCGATGCTGGACCGGCGGGCCGGCGCCCTGTCCGGCGGCGAGCAGCAGATGCTGGCGTTCGGCCGGGCGCTGATGACAGACCCGTCCTTGCTGCTGCTCGACGAGCCGTCGACCGGGCTGGCTCCGGCGATCGTGGCCTCGTTGTTCGACGCGTTGCGACAGCTGATCGCCGAGGGCGGCATGAGCGTGGTCCTCGTGGAGCAGAACGCAGGGTTGGCCCTCGAGGTGGTCGAGCGTGCCTTCGTCCTCCGCCAAGGCCGGATCGTC
- a CDS encoding 3-hydroxyacyl-CoA dehydrogenase family protein: protein MASSVGVIGGGTMGIGIAYVFAVSGAATTVVEPDAGRIAILREEIEQAAAGGVARGKLAPEAAAALGGLITHAISADELPEGLDLVVETVPESPDLKREVLCAAESRGPAVLASNTSALSIDELATSLTEPERFLGLHFFNPVWSIPVVEVVRGAATSPQTLDAALASVRGIGKEAAVVRDMPGFATSRLDVVAALEAIRMVETGVGEPADIDRAIQLAYRHPVGPLRLSDIVGLDVRLHIARNLEQALGPQFTPPRLLVDKVEAGELGRKTGRGFYDWD from the coding sequence ATGGCGAGCAGTGTCGGAGTGATCGGTGGCGGCACGATGGGCATCGGAATTGCCTACGTGTTCGCCGTCTCGGGTGCCGCGACGACCGTCGTCGAGCCCGATGCCGGCCGGATAGCGATTCTCCGGGAGGAGATCGAGCAGGCCGCCGCGGGAGGGGTCGCCCGCGGCAAGCTGGCCCCCGAGGCCGCCGCCGCCCTTGGCGGGCTGATCACCCACGCGATCTCGGCCGACGAGCTGCCCGAGGGCCTCGACCTCGTCGTCGAGACCGTCCCGGAGTCGCCCGACCTCAAGCGTGAGGTCCTCTGTGCGGCCGAGTCGCGCGGTCCCGCTGTCCTGGCCAGCAACACCAGCGCGCTCTCGATCGACGAGCTCGCCACGTCGTTGACGGAGCCCGAGCGCTTCCTCGGACTGCACTTCTTCAACCCGGTCTGGTCGATCCCGGTGGTCGAGGTGGTCCGTGGCGCGGCCACCAGCCCGCAGACGCTCGACGCGGCGCTGGCCTCGGTGCGGGGGATCGGCAAGGAGGCGGCTGTCGTCCGCGACATGCCCGGCTTCGCGACCAGCCGGCTCGACGTGGTGGCGGCCCTCGAGGCGATCCGCATGGTGGAGACCGGTGTCGGCGAGCCCGCCGACATCGACCGAGCCATCCAGCTCGCCTACCGGCACCCGGTGGGGCCGCTACGGCTGAGCGACATCGTCGGCCTGGACGTGCGCCTCCACATCGCGCGCAACCTCGAGCAGGCGCTCGGGCCGCAGTTCACCCCGCCCCGACTTCTCGTCGACAAGGTGGAGGCCGGCGAGCTCGGCCGCAAGACCGGCCGCGGCTTCTACGACTGGGACTGA
- a CDS encoding ester cyclase, with amino-acid sequence MEGAPAGAIHPLVRLAQRFTIDWLDRADGSVPPQIMTPDYQVHIGGIDLEGLEAYAPATLGQLTQFPGLQLTVHDLVTTGDRLALHFTEHGASARHEGRPAAWAGVALFRWDGERLAENWTQEDYAARRRQLADGQSDPVAAPMVAPWTVTPAASDPTAEVVVRDWLATAAPGGGDVRWDDGRDGPLIAPTGAGVVEIFSVGSRVAFAATQTGRFLGEGGSDEPVRLGLAGLVDVVDGSVARGVVISDRLGLLRARSRG; translated from the coding sequence ATGGAGGGCGCTCCGGCCGGAGCCATCCACCCGCTCGTGCGGCTGGCCCAGCGGTTCACCATCGACTGGCTCGACCGCGCCGACGGTTCCGTGCCGCCGCAGATCATGACGCCGGACTATCAGGTGCACATCGGCGGCATCGATCTCGAGGGCCTCGAGGCCTATGCGCCGGCGACCCTCGGCCAGCTCACCCAGTTCCCCGGTCTGCAGCTGACGGTCCACGACCTCGTGACCACCGGCGACCGGCTGGCGCTGCACTTCACTGAACACGGCGCGTCCGCGCGCCACGAGGGGCGGCCCGCGGCCTGGGCCGGTGTCGCCCTCTTCCGCTGGGACGGTGAGCGGCTGGCCGAGAACTGGACGCAGGAGGACTACGCCGCCCGTCGTCGCCAGCTGGCCGACGGGCAGTCCGACCCCGTCGCGGCGCCCATGGTCGCGCCGTGGACCGTGACGCCGGCCGCATCCGACCCGACCGCCGAGGTCGTGGTGCGGGACTGGCTTGCCACGGCCGCCCCGGGTGGCGGCGACGTCCGCTGGGACGACGGCCGGGACGGGCCGCTGATCGCGCCGACCGGCGCCGGGGTCGTGGAAATCTTCTCGGTCGGCTCGCGGGTCGCCTTCGCCGCCACGCAGACGGGCCGCTTCCTCGGCGAGGGCGGGAGTGACGAACCGGTTCGCCTCGGACTGGCTGGCCTGGTCGACGTCGTCGACGGTTCGGTGGCACGGGGTGTCGTGATCAGCGACCGTCTGGGGCTGCTCCGCGCGCGCTCGAGGGGCTGA
- a CDS encoding branched-chain amino acid ABC transporter ATP-binding protein/permease: MTDHPGTPVDRPAEPGRGSLVATLIGRGRGAASTRHTGGRLPSTRSDALQALALVVLVCLFLSWGLLGSLSTNQLAIDIAMFVALAYAFNVISGFTGYISFGQVVFFGLGAFATALLIIHLDVPWFLATLLGGAGAALLAVPIGAVMLRLQGIYFALGMFGLAYIVHLLLSQWDFTGGSTGLVVPGVIAQKPVLLGVTGVAVAAFAVNAFMARSSFGLRAMAVRDDEQVAAAMGVPTTRIKVLAFLLSAVFPAVVGGMVAYNRGFIDTSSVFNPAIDLQVIVLVLAGGIGTLWGPLIGAVLLTVVSDQLADSFPDYQLALFGLLVILVTILLPGGIVSVVNRWGWLRRAIVRGTADLPATTDLERELAAAHTPRADRRDGEELLVCTDVGVTFGGVQALRGVDFTVRRGETVFIIGANGAGKTTLFNAITGVVTPSSGSVVFDGRPVHKVPAHQLARRGLARTFQIPRPFASMTVWENVYLAALGGRHRRQAREQAAWVVRVLGLEEIRFAASDTLAVGHRRMVELGRALALGPSLILLDEVMAGMSDDELERVRDAIRRMPAFGVDAVAGIEHVIKAIVDLADEIVVMDRGARIISGEPNEILRHPEVIRAYLGTGGGLDAAAPAARDVQ, translated from the coding sequence ATGACCGACCACCCCGGAACCCCGGTGGACCGCCCGGCCGAGCCCGGCCGGGGCTCGCTGGTCGCCACCTTGATCGGCCGCGGACGCGGCGCCGCCAGCACGCGGCACACCGGCGGCCGGCTGCCCTCCACGCGCAGCGACGCCCTCCAGGCGCTGGCCCTGGTGGTGCTGGTGTGTCTGTTCCTGTCCTGGGGGCTGCTGGGCTCGCTGTCGACCAATCAGCTGGCCATCGACATCGCCATGTTCGTCGCGCTGGCCTATGCGTTCAACGTCATCAGCGGGTTCACCGGCTACATCTCGTTCGGCCAGGTGGTCTTCTTCGGCCTGGGCGCGTTCGCGACGGCGCTGCTGATCATCCACCTGGACGTCCCCTGGTTCCTCGCGACGCTGCTGGGCGGCGCCGGCGCCGCGCTGCTCGCGGTGCCCATCGGCGCGGTCATGCTGCGGTTGCAGGGGATCTACTTCGCGCTGGGGATGTTCGGTCTGGCCTACATCGTCCATCTGCTCCTGTCCCAGTGGGACTTCACCGGTGGCTCCACCGGTCTGGTCGTCCCCGGCGTCATCGCGCAGAAACCGGTGCTGCTCGGCGTCACCGGCGTCGCGGTCGCAGCGTTCGCCGTGAACGCGTTCATGGCCCGGTCCTCGTTCGGCCTGCGCGCCATGGCCGTGCGCGACGACGAGCAGGTCGCCGCGGCGATGGGCGTGCCCACCACGCGGATCAAGGTCCTGGCGTTCCTGCTCAGTGCCGTCTTCCCAGCAGTGGTCGGAGGGATGGTCGCCTACAACCGCGGCTTCATCGACACCTCGTCGGTGTTCAACCCCGCGATCGACCTGCAGGTCATCGTCCTGGTGCTCGCCGGGGGGATCGGGACCCTCTGGGGACCGCTCATCGGCGCGGTGCTTCTCACCGTCGTCAGCGACCAGCTCGCCGACTCATTCCCCGACTACCAGCTTGCGCTGTTCGGCTTGCTGGTCATCCTCGTGACGATCTTGCTGCCGGGCGGGATCGTGTCGGTGGTCAACCGTTGGGGCTGGTTGCGGCGCGCGATCGTCCGCGGCACGGCCGACCTGCCCGCCACGACCGACCTGGAACGCGAGCTGGCTGCGGCGCACACCCCGCGGGCAGACCGTCGCGACGGCGAGGAGCTGCTCGTCTGCACCGACGTCGGCGTCACCTTCGGTGGCGTGCAGGCGCTGCGTGGCGTCGACTTCACCGTCCGCCGCGGCGAGACGGTGTTCATCATCGGCGCCAACGGAGCCGGTAAGACCACGCTGTTCAACGCCATCACCGGCGTCGTCACGCCGTCGTCGGGCAGCGTCGTGTTCGACGGCCGGCCGGTGCACAAGGTGCCGGCGCACCAGCTGGCCCGGCGCGGTCTGGCCCGCACCTTCCAGATCCCTCGTCCCTTCGCGTCCATGACGGTGTGGGAGAACGTCTACCTCGCCGCGCTCGGCGGCCGGCACCGGCGTCAGGCGCGGGAGCAGGCGGCCTGGGTCGTGCGGGTGCTGGGCCTCGAGGAGATCCGGTTCGCCGCGTCCGACACGCTCGCCGTCGGCCACCGGCGGATGGTCGAGTTGGGACGGGCGCTCGCGCTCGGGCCGTCGCTGATCCTGCTCGACGAGGTCATGGCGGGCATGTCCGACGACGAGCTCGAGCGCGTGCGCGACGCGATCCGCCGCATGCCGGCCTTCGGGGTGGACGCGGTCGCCGGAATCGAGCACGTCATCAAGGCCATCGTCGACCTGGCCGACGAGATCGTCGTCATGGACCGGGGGGCCAGGATCATCTCCGGCGAACCGAACGAGATCCTGCGGCACCCCGAGGTGATCCGCGCCTATCTCGGCACCGGTGGCGGACTGGACGCCGCCGCCCCCGCAGCCAGGGACGTGCAGTGA
- a CDS encoding SDR family NAD(P)-dependent oxidoreductase, which yields MLLVADDEVGDHGRGPEGGTPLAGLAPDIDGGVAVAQHTTRGGAVLVTGAASGIGEAAARLLAARGQHVVVTDRDGEGAAAVAADIERASGSAESVCIDVADDDSARRAFDELRGRGVAVDGLVNSAGVASRYRFQDMPVSEWERVLAVNLTGTMRVTQLVVADLLARGAGGAVVNVASVMAHFAAPNLASYVASKGGIAMLTRATALELAAHGIRVNAVSPGYVESGMTVRGFAVPRFRDAVLARTPMGRFGTPGDIAGVIAFLLSQDAGFLTGQVIPVDGGMSAGDASLASPSADELAAVSR from the coding sequence GTGCTTCTCGTCGCCGACGACGAGGTCGGCGACCACGGTCGCGGGCCGGAGGGTGGGACACCGCTCGCCGGCCTCGCGCCGGACATCGACGGAGGAGTAGCCGTGGCCCAGCACACGACGCGAGGCGGTGCCGTCCTCGTCACCGGTGCGGCGTCGGGCATCGGCGAGGCGGCCGCACGGCTGCTCGCGGCACGGGGGCAGCACGTCGTCGTCACGGACCGGGACGGCGAAGGCGCCGCGGCGGTGGCCGCCGACATCGAGCGCGCGAGCGGGTCGGCCGAGTCCGTGTGCATCGACGTCGCGGACGACGACTCCGCGCGGCGTGCGTTCGACGAGCTGCGCGGGCGGGGTGTCGCGGTCGACGGGTTGGTCAACAGCGCGGGAGTCGCCAGCCGCTACCGGTTCCAGGACATGCCGGTCAGCGAGTGGGAGCGCGTCCTGGCCGTTAACCTCACCGGCACCATGCGCGTGACGCAGCTGGTGGTGGCCGACCTGCTGGCGCGCGGCGCCGGTGGCGCCGTCGTAAACGTGGCGTCGGTGATGGCGCACTTCGCGGCCCCCAACCTGGCCTCCTACGTCGCGTCCAAGGGCGGGATCGCGATGCTCACCCGGGCGACTGCGCTCGAGCTGGCTGCCCACGGCATCCGGGTCAACGCGGTGAGCCCGGGCTACGTGGAGTCCGGCATGACCGTCCGGGGATTCGCCGTCCCGAGGTTCCGCGACGCCGTCCTCGCCCGCACGCCGATGGGCCGCTTCGGCACCCCCGGCGACATCGCCGGGGTGATCGCCTTCCTCCTGTCTCAGGACGCCGGCTTCCTCACCGGTCAGGTCATCCCCGTCGACGGCGGCATGTCAGCGGGCGACGCGTCTCTCGCGTCACCGTCGGCCGACGAGCTGGCAGCGGTGTCCCGGTGA
- a CDS encoding branched-chain amino acid ABC transporter permease, with the protein MTYVQVVLNGILLGGFYLLMAQGLNLVFGVMGIVNLAHGAFIVLGGLGVFSLYEAGVNPFLGLVIVLIAGAALGALVQWAVIERIRGTAKQHELLTLMATFGLSYILINIAQQVWGSNYRTIPFLQSALTVGPFRFSLSLVVGVALAAVITLSIAFWLTRTRAGMSLRAQAQSPVGAGACGINPRRLRLVGFSVGAAVAAAAGMLLVMTQPIAPQEATNFTIVAFVVIALGGLGNYKGAVAGAVLVGVVQTLAGYQMGAVIQGAAPYLMLILVMLFRPAGLLTRKAA; encoded by the coding sequence GTGACCTACGTACAGGTGGTGCTCAACGGCATCCTGCTGGGCGGCTTCTACCTCCTGATGGCGCAGGGGCTGAATCTGGTCTTCGGTGTCATGGGGATCGTGAACCTGGCCCACGGCGCGTTCATCGTGCTGGGTGGCCTGGGCGTCTTCAGCCTGTACGAGGCCGGGGTGAACCCGTTCCTCGGCCTGGTCATCGTCCTGATCGCGGGGGCGGCGCTCGGTGCGCTGGTCCAGTGGGCGGTCATCGAGCGGATCCGCGGGACGGCGAAGCAGCACGAGCTGCTGACCCTGATGGCGACGTTCGGGCTGTCCTACATCCTCATCAACATCGCGCAGCAGGTCTGGGGTTCGAACTACCGGACGATCCCCTTTCTGCAGTCGGCGTTGACGGTGGGCCCGTTCCGCTTCTCCCTCTCCCTGGTGGTCGGGGTCGCGCTCGCTGCGGTCATCACGCTGAGCATCGCGTTCTGGCTCACCCGGACCCGCGCCGGCATGAGCTTGCGGGCGCAGGCGCAGAGCCCGGTGGGGGCCGGGGCGTGCGGGATCAATCCCCGCAGGCTCCGGCTGGTCGGGTTCAGCGTGGGAGCGGCGGTCGCCGCGGCGGCCGGGATGCTGCTGGTCATGACCCAGCCGATCGCCCCCCAGGAGGCTACGAACTTCACGATCGTGGCGTTCGTGGTCATCGCCCTGGGCGGGCTCGGCAACTACAAGGGCGCCGTCGCCGGTGCCGTCCTGGTGGGGGTGGTCCAGACTCTCGCCGGCTACCAGATGGGTGCCGTCATCCAGGGCGCGGCGCCCTACCTGATGCTGATCCTGGTGATGCTCTTCCGGCCCGCCGGGCTGCTCACGAGGAAGGCTGCCTGA
- a CDS encoding amino acid ABC transporter substrate-binding protein, with protein sequence MSRSTRFAIGIAITATVVSGCGGGSDDAGGGAEAASSDEPIVIGASVSLTGPYASSGANVSNGYQLAVDQINENGGVLGRQLELDLQDDQSDAGIVSRLYTEFLGTDEVDAVLSPYGSALSGPAAQLAERYQTPMVHSQTSSAAVFEGTEWSVMAGLGPGDEVLAQVPAFAVEAGYTDITLVNNDLDAFSAICDGVEAAIEDAGATLVDRIEYAAATSDFSSTALRISEGAPEVVVMCSAIQDSIGLTRALDQQGFRPAVVASPTAVDPAFAESLGALAEKAVGYTQFAPALGYEGSEEFVEGYEAEHGTVNTQAAGAYATVQVLAAAIEEAGSTEKEAVNTALHEGTFETILGEYSVDENGVQTGYEPVLFQWIGGEQVIVYPSDVEGAVEPQLPY encoded by the coding sequence ATGAGCAGGTCCACGAGGTTCGCGATCGGCATCGCGATCACCGCCACCGTCGTGAGCGGGTGCGGCGGCGGGTCCGACGATGCCGGAGGTGGCGCCGAAGCGGCGTCGTCCGACGAGCCCATCGTCATCGGGGCCTCCGTCTCGCTGACCGGCCCCTACGCCTCGAGCGGCGCCAACGTGTCCAACGGGTACCAGCTCGCGGTCGACCAGATCAACGAAAACGGTGGCGTGCTGGGCCGCCAGCTGGAGCTCGACCTCCAGGACGACCAGAGCGACGCAGGCATCGTCAGCCGCCTCTACACCGAGTTTCTCGGCACCGACGAGGTCGACGCCGTCCTCAGCCCGTACGGCAGCGCCCTGTCCGGACCGGCCGCCCAGCTCGCCGAGCGGTACCAGACTCCCATGGTGCACAGCCAGACGTCGTCGGCCGCCGTGTTCGAGGGCACGGAGTGGAGCGTCATGGCCGGACTCGGCCCTGGCGACGAGGTGCTGGCGCAGGTGCCGGCGTTCGCCGTGGAGGCCGGGTACACCGACATCACCCTGGTCAACAACGACCTCGACGCCTTTAGCGCCATCTGCGACGGCGTGGAGGCGGCGATCGAGGACGCCGGCGCCACCCTGGTCGACCGCATCGAGTACGCCGCCGCAACCAGCGACTTCTCCTCCACGGCCCTCCGGATCTCCGAGGGTGCCCCCGAGGTCGTCGTCATGTGCTCGGCGATCCAGGACTCGATCGGCCTGACCCGGGCGCTGGACCAGCAGGGCTTCCGTCCGGCCGTGGTCGCCTCGCCGACCGCCGTGGACCCGGCCTTCGCCGAGTCGCTCGGTGCACTGGCCGAGAAGGCCGTCGGGTACACGCAGTTCGCGCCCGCTCTCGGTTACGAGGGGTCCGAGGAGTTCGTCGAGGGCTACGAGGCCGAGCACGGCACGGTGAACACCCAGGCCGCCGGCGCCTACGCCACCGTCCAGGTGCTGGCCGCTGCCATCGAGGAGGCTGGCTCCACCGAGAAGGAGGCCGTGAACACCGCGCTCCACGAGGGCACGTTCGAGACCATCCTGGGTGAGTACAGCGTCGACGAGAACGGCGTCCAGACCGGTTACGAGCCGGTTCTGTTCCAGTGGATCGGCGGCGAGCAGGTCATCGTCTACCCGAGCGACGTCGAGGGCGCCGTCGAGCCCCAGCTGCCCTACTGA